A genome region from Apus apus isolate bApuApu2 chromosome 2, bApuApu2.pri.cur, whole genome shotgun sequence includes the following:
- the MC2R gene encoding adrenocorticotropic hormone receptor produces MNTERPSNLIKHPGQPDIPSLENISDFSFNITDCTQVVVPEEVFFTVAAAGILENLLVLIAVIRNKNLHLPMYFFICSLAISDMLGSLYKTLENIFIILCKMGYLTPRGDFEKKLDDAMDSMFILSLLGSIFSLLAIAADRYITIFYALRYHNIMTLRRAVVILAIIWTFCAGSSIAIALFSYEAATVILFTILFPLMMFFILCLYVHMFLLARSHAKKIASLPTSTVHQRTNMKGAITLTIFLGVFLCCWAPFVLHILLARFCPHNPYCACYMSIFHVYGTLIMCNAIIDPVIFAFQSPELRSTFKKMFCCTRSNWNW; encoded by the coding sequence ATGAACACTGAGAGACCATCCAACCTAATCAAACACCCAGGACAACCAGACATTCCTTCCCTCGAAAATATAAGTGATTTCTCATTTAATATCACAGACTGCACACAGGTCGTGGTGCCAGAGGAAGTTTTTTTtacagttgctgctgctggaataCTGGAAAATCTGCTTGTTCTTATTGCTGTAATTAGAAATAAGAATTTGCACTTGCCCATGTACTTCTTCATTTGCAGTTTAGCCATTTCAGACATGTTAGGTAGCTTGTATAAAACTCTGGAGAACATCTTTATCATCTTGTGCAAAATGGGGTACCTGACACCTCGTGGGGACTTTGAGAAAAAGCTGGATGATGCCATGGATTCCATGTTCATTCTGTCTTTACTGGGGTCGATTTTCAGCTTGCTAGCTATTGCAGCAGACAGATACATCACCATCTTTTACGCTTTGCGGTACCATAACATCATGACACTAAGAAGGGCTGTGGTTATCTTGGCAATCATTTGGACATTTTGTGCTGGCAGTAGCATTGCCATTGCCCTCTTCTCCTATGAAGCAGCAACAGTCATTCTCTTCACCATCCTGTTCCCTTTAATGATGTTTTTTATACTTTGCCTCTATGTTCATATGTTTCTCCTGGCTAGATCTCATGCTAAAAAGATCGCCTCACTGCCAACCAGCACAGTCCATCAAAGAACTAACATGAAAGGAGCCATTACGCTGACTATTTTCCTTGgagttttcctttgctgttggGCCCCCTTTGTTCTTCACATCCTCTTAGCAAGGTTTTGTCCACATAACCCTTATTGTGCCTGCTACATGTCCATTTTCCATGTGTATGGGACACTCATAATGTGCAATGCGATCATCGACCCTGTGATTTTTGCATTCCAAAGCCCAGAATTACGGAGTACCTTTAAGAAGATGTTCTGCTGTACCAGGTCAAACTGGAACTGGTAA